Within the Mycobacterium gordonae genome, the region CCTGGGTTTCGAACCCGAACTGCGCGGCACCGGCGGCCAACAGCAGCTCGGACTGCGGCACTGCCCGTTCCTTGAACTCGCCGAGCGGCAGTCCAGCGTGATCTGCCCCGTCCACCTGGGATTGATGCGGGGCGCACTGGAAACCTGGGCGGCGCCGGTGACCGTCGATCGCCTGGAAGCGTTCGCCGAACCGGACTTGTGTCTGGCCCATCTCGCACCCGCGGGAGCGGGGCGATGAACACGGGTCGCGCGACGGAGGTCGCCGTGACTTTTGTGTGGCTCGGCATGGTGCTGGCCATCTCGTTTCTGGAAGCGCCGCTGAAGTTTCGGGCGCCGAACGTGACGCTGCAGATCGGTCTGGGCATCGGCCGCCTGGTCTTCCGCGCGCTGAACACCGTGGAAGTCGCTTTCGCGTTGGTGATCGGAGCGCTCGTGGTCGCCGGTCCGACGCCGCTGCGGATCACGGTTGCTTTTTCGGTCGTCGCATCGGCCCTGGCCTGTCAACTGATCGCGGTGCGGCCGCGCTTGACCCGGCGTTCTGACCAGGTGCTTGCGGGATTGGATGCACCGCGCTCCCGGGCCCACTACGCCTACGTCGGTCTAGAGGTGGTCAAGGTGGTGGCGTTGCTCGTGGCGGGGATACTGCTACTGAGCAACTGAAAGGTGAGGGTCATGGAATCCATTTCGCTGACCGAGTTGGCGTCGCAGAAGCTGGTCGAGGCGCGAGATACACATAGCGGCCGTGCGGCCCACACGATCCACGGCGGCCACACCCACGAACTGCGCCAGACCGTGCTTGCCCTGCTCGCCGAACACGAGCTGTCTGAACACGACAGCCCCGGCGAGGCGACTTTGCAGGTGCTGGAGGGTCACGTCCGTCTCACCGCCGGCGACGACGCATGGGAGGGGAAGACCGGCGACTACGTGGCCATCCCGCGGGTGCGCCACGCTTTGCTTGCGGTGCAGGACTCGGTGGTGCTGCTGACCGTGCTGAAGTCCCAGCCCGGCGCTGCGCACTGACCGTGCTCGCCACGCCCTGGTCGCGCGACTTCGGTTTGCGGGTACCGATCGTCAACGCACCGATGGGCGGGGTCGCGGGAGGGCGGCTGGCGACAGCGGTGACCGCGGCGGGCGGGCTGGGGATGGTCGGCATGGGTAGCACCGCGACCCGCTCCGCGCTGGCCGCCGAATTGCGCCACGTGCGCGGGCGATTCGGAATCGGACTGGTGGATTGGGTGATGCGGGCCGATAGCGGGCTACTCGAGGACGCGCTCGCCGCGCGCCCGGCACTGGTGTCCATCAGCTTCGGTGCTGACTGGTCGTGGGTCGCCGCCGCGCAAGACGCCGGAATCGCCACCGCCACACAGGTTTACGACGCCGAAGGGGCCCGCCGCGCTGCGGGTGCGGGCGTCGACATCCTGGTCGCGAGGGGAGCAGAAGGCGGCGGACACGGCGAGGTCCGGCTGGCGACGCTGCCGTTGCTGGACGAGGTGCTCGACGCGGTGCACGTTCCGGTGTTGGCCGGCGGGGGGATCGCCTCACCCCGAAGTCTGGCCGCGGTACTGGCGGCCGGGGCCGGCGGGGCGTGGGTGGGCACCCGGTTCGCCGCCTGCCCGGAATCGCTGACCGGCGCCGATGGCCGTCAAGCCCTGATCGCGGCGGCCGCGACCGATACGCGGGTCACCCGGGCCTTTGACGTCGCCGCCGGTCTGCCGTGGCCGAAGAGATTTCCGTCGCGAGTGCTGGCCGACGAGTTCGTCGCGCGGTGGACTGGTCGCGAGGAGGCACTTGCCGCTGACCCGGAGGCGTGCGCCGGGCAGCCGGAACCGGTCGACGCGGGTCAGGGAGTGGGGATGATCCACAACGACGCTCCAGTGGGGGAGGTCATCGAAGCGATGTGTTCGGGGGCGGCGAGATTGCTGTCGGGCTGGGGCTGACGAGCCTCAGACCCCGCGCAGATAACGCTTGGCGATCACCCGTTGTGCCACCGTGACGAAGGGTCCGCCCAGTTTGCTCAGCCATGTCGCGGGCCGCGAGAACGCCGACACCTCGGCATACACTGCCGACGAGGCTGGTTCGTAGCGGACGGCGAAGCGTTCCTCACCGGATTCCGGATGGCCCGGCAGCGTGCCGTAGGCGAAGCCGCGGACATCGGGCTCTTCGATCACATACACCACCCGGCAGGGGGCCCGCAGCACACCCAGCATCCTGACGATTACCACCGACGAGACGGCGACGGTGTCGGTGCTGGCCGTCACCCGCAGCCCGGCGCCCCGTTGCATGCCCCAGTGCATCAATGCCTTGGCCGCCTGTTCGAAGCGGTCTCGACCGGTGCCGATCTGCGCCGACACACTCATGTGGTCATATCCCGGCGGAAGTTCATCGGCGGCTGTCGCGCCCACTTCCTGATAGGTCAGCTGTTGCTGGGCGAGCGTGCGCAGGTCCACCCAGCCCAGCTTGCCACTTAGTCCGCTCAGGCGCCGCCGCCGGATCCGCCGGTGCCGCCGGCCCCCCCGCTGCCGCCCGCACCGCTGAAGTCGTTGGGGGGAAGGCCTTCCCGGCCTGTTCCGCCGACGCTGCCGGGTATGAGGTTGCCGAGGATGTTGCCGTCGCCGCCGTTTCCGCCATCGCCTCCCTTGCCACCCGCTGAGCCTCCCTGGCCGAAGGGCGGCAGCGGGCCGCTGCCGCCCATACCGCCGGCACCGCCGTCGCCGCCTCGGCCGCCTGCTCCGGTCAAGCCGTGGCCGCCGGCGCCGCCGTCGCCACCAGTGCCACCCGTACCGTTGCCTTCTCCGCCGAGTCCGTCGGCGCCCTTGCCGCCGTTGCCCCCGCGGCCGCCCGTCGTCCCGGTTCCGCCGTCGCCGCCGGCGCCACCGTTGCCTTCTCCGCGCGATCCCTTGCCGCCATTGCCGCCGTCGCCGGCGTCACCACCGTCGCCGGCTTGGCCGTAGCCGCCCATGCCGCCCCGGCCGCCATCGCCCCCGGCGCCGAACAGGCCTCCGACCCCACCATTGCCGGCGTCGCCGCCGCGGCCGCCCGTTGCGCCGTCGCCGCCCTGTCCGCCGTAGCCGCCCATGCCGCCGAAGCCAGACACGCCGGCCCCGCCGCCGTCACCCCCGCGAGCCCCGTTACCGCCGGTTTGTTGCACGCCCGCCGCACCCGTCTTGCCCGCGGTGGAGCCGGCACCGCCAATGCCGCCGGCGCCGCCCTTGCTCGCATACCCGCCGTCACCGCCGTAGCCGCCGCCGTCACCACCGGCTTTGCCGTCGGCGCCGGCGCCGCCGTCACCGGGGGTGCCGCCGTTGCCGCCGGTGCCGCCGTCTCCGCCGGCACCCAGAATCCCGGCTTTCCCGGTCGCGGCTTGGGCCGCGCCGCCGGCACCGCCGGCACCGCCGCCGCCGCCGTCGCCGCCACGCCCACCGGAGCCGCCGCTCTGACCTGATTCGCCGGGATTGAGGCCAGGCGAACCATCGACGCCGTCTCCGCCGACGCCGCCGTTGCCGCCGATTCCGCCGGCGCCGCCTGTCCCGCCGTTGCCGGCTGACGAGCCGCCCTTGCCGCCCGTTCCGCCCGCCCCGCCGATCCCGCCGTGACCGGCGTCGGTACCCCGGAAGCCGGGGGCGTGGCCATTCTTGCCGTCCGCGCCGTGCGCCCCGGCGCCACCCTTTCCGCCGGTTCCGCCGTTGCCGACCCGCCCGCCGTCGCCGCCGCTGCCGCCGGCCGCGCCGTTTCCGCCCGGTGTGGTCGCGTCGGCGCCGTTGCCGCCGGTTCCTCCGTTGCCGCCGGTGGTGGGAATGCTGCCGGTGGCGCCTTGCTTGCCGGTCGTCGACCCGGTCCCGCCGGCCCCGCCGGCTCCGCCGGCGCCGGGATCGCCGCCGTCGCCACCGCGTCCGCCGATACCGCCGTTGATGTTCAGGTCACCGTCGGCGCCGCGCCCGCCGTTACCGGCGGTTCCCGCGGTGCCACCGGTCCCGCCGGCTCCACCAGCGCCTTGGCTGCCGCCGTTGCCTAAAGCGGCCAGTGCTTGACCGCCGGCTCCGCCGGCGCCACCTTTACCGCCGGCACCTCCGGCGCCGCCGCCGCCGCCCTTTCCGCCCGCAGAACCCGCGGCGGTGGCGTCGAACCCGTGGGCACCCGTCCCCCCGGTGCCCCCGACTCCGCCCACACCGCCGGTTCCGCCAGCGCCGCCATTGCCTGCCTGCGAACCGCCCAGGCCACCCGCGCCTCCGACGCCGCCGGTCCCGCCGGGGTCTGCGGCGCCTCCCGATGCGCCAGGGGTGGTGGCCGTGGTGCCCGAAAGGCCCTGTCCACCTGCGCCGCCGTTGCCGCCGGCGCCGCCGTTGCCGACCAGGCCGCCGTTGCCGCCTTTGCCGCCGGCGCCACCGGTGCCACCTGGGGTGCCGGCAAACCCGCCGTTGCCGCCCGTGCCCCCGTTGCCGCCGGTTGTGGCGGCCTTGCCGGTGGCACCCTGTTTGCCGGTGCTGGAGCCGGCTCCGCCGGCTCCGCCGGTGCCACCGGCGCCCGGGTCACCGCCGTCGCCGCCCGCACCGCCGACACCGGCATTGGTGTTCGTCGCGCCATTGCCGCCGTCGCCGGCAGCGCCGCCGTTACCGCCGCTGCCGCCGGCGCCGCCGGCGCCCTGGCTGCCGGCCTTGCCTACTGCGGACTGAGCGATCCCGCC harbors:
- a CDS encoding cupin domain-containing protein; this encodes MESISLTELASQKLVEARDTHSGRAAHTIHGGHTHELRQTVLALLAEHELSEHDSPGEATLQVLEGHVRLTAGDDAWEGKTGDYVAIPRVRHALLAVQDSVVLLTVLKSQPGAAH
- a CDS encoding NAD(P)H-dependent flavin oxidoreductase, producing the protein MLATPWSRDFGLRVPIVNAPMGGVAGGRLATAVTAAGGLGMVGMGSTATRSALAAELRHVRGRFGIGLVDWVMRADSGLLEDALAARPALVSISFGADWSWVAAAQDAGIATATQVYDAEGARRAAGAGVDILVARGAEGGGHGEVRLATLPLLDEVLDAVHVPVLAGGGIASPRSLAAVLAAGAGGAWVGTRFAACPESLTGADGRQALIAAAATDTRVTRAFDVAAGLPWPKRFPSRVLADEFVARWTGREEALAADPEACAGQPEPVDAGQGVGMIHNDAPVGEVIEAMCSGAARLLSGWG
- a CDS encoding DUF1990 domain-containing protein, encoding MDLRTLAQQQLTYQEVGATAADELPPGYDHMSVSAQIGTGRDRFEQAAKALMHWGMQRGAGLRVTASTDTVAVSSVVIVRMLGVLRAPCRVVYVIEEPDVRGFAYGTLPGHPESGEERFAVRYEPASSAVYAEVSAFSRPATWLSKLGGPFVTVAQRVIAKRYLRGV